A genomic segment from Drosophila miranda strain MSH22 chromosome 3, D.miranda_PacBio2.1, whole genome shotgun sequence encodes:
- the LOC108160350 gene encoding uncharacterized protein LOC108160350 isoform X2 — MSMRRMGLLHGLLRDKPCPLTMAQSQQQNYCKNSGEDICKLKKQLEEATQRRKEAEAAAEAEREAAMIKNRVDKCIVEKTRAFKECVEGSADKQQQDILRIMMGCLKTGIRQICANSVISAFCRAKAEAGANKIRQMLKQCGEKFPKGAGSNREPTAVDLIQKKCRGMAENKKLQAPGGNQAERSRYAKKVDQCVASEWKDLCSSRSSLSEKEQVELDSMQQCVCDQIKEKCRKQVLREMCVDGGQQPRKKANSQVLSVKARPKEVAEEVPEEKPSPPPKESLNPEVEKCVEAKLQSVEGFVRSLSDDEGTARENISECARIKLREQCEAEIQQRKLEEEIQRKKCLEKKARREAEMQQRKLSEEKARKEAEARRAKCLKNRARKEAEMQQRKLSEEKARKEGEARREKCLENRTREAKAKDDKCQPGGPGGGTEAVVNQELLKHFRECLFKTLGGPHDTQPGRKVTIAGAGAVGMACAMALLCKGVTNHVALFDDQKDWVAAERLDMLHGSMFINNPRIEQCNGVAATKDSRLVVLTAGNRPKPNETRLDVAQKTADIVKAVMPALLEQSPRATFIVVSNHADVMAWVARKVTNLPYERCFSTGCHLDTARFRLFIGQLLGIAARSVHGYVIGEHGGSSVPLWSTVSVGGVRLQEILPVIGTESDPMYWSAVHKDVVEAAFRVIAVKGYTNWAIGLTVADVVSAIFEDSHRVLTLSTNVQGFCGVKDEVFMSVPCVVSGHGISAICRPKLSDWEKKRFLKSAQTLLEAQCSIKV; from the exons GCCTCCTGCGGGACAAGCCGTGTCCCTTGACCATGGCCcagagccagcagcagaactACTGCAAGAATTCCGGGGAGGATATTTGCAAGCTAAAAAAGCAGCTGGAGGAGGCCACCCAGAGGCGCAAGGAGGCCgaggcggcggcggaggcCGAAAGGGAGGCGGCAATGATCAAGAATCGGGTGGACAAGTGCATCGTCGAGAAGACGAGGGCGTTCAAGGAGTGCGTCGAGGGCTCCGCggacaagcagcagcaggacaTCCTGCGGATAATGATgggctgcctgaagacgggcATCCGCCAGATCTGCGCCAACAGCGTCATTAGCGCGTTCTGCCGGGCAAAGGCGGAGGCAGGCGCGAATAAGATCCGGCAAATGTTGAAGCAATGCGGCGAAAAGTTCCCGAAGGGTGCCGGCTCAAACAGAGAGCCCACTGCGGTGGATCTCATCCAGAAGAAGTGCCGGGGAATGGCCGAAAACAAGAAGCTACAGGCTCCGGGAGGGAATCAGGCAGAGCGCTCCCGATACGCCAAGAAGGTGGATCAGTGCGTGGCCAGTGAGTGGAAGGATCTGTGCTCTTCGCGCAGCAGTCTCAGCGAGAAGGAGCAGGTGGAGCTGGACAGCATGCAGCAATGCGTCTGCGACCAAATCAAGGAGAAGTGCCGCAAGCAGGTCCTCCGGGAGATGTGCGTTGATGGCGGCCAGCAGCCCAGAAAGAAGGCCAACTCTCAAGTTCTTTCCGTCAAGGCAAGGCCTAAAGAAGTCGCCGAGGAAGTGCCCGAGGAAAAGCCTTCTCCCCCGCCAAAGGAATCCCTGAATCCTGAGGTGGAAAAGTGCGTGGAGGCGAAACTGCAGAGTGTTGAGGGCTTCGTAAGGTCCTTGAGCGATGATGAAGGCACGGCTCGCGAGAATATATCCGAATGTGCCAGGATCAAGCTGAGGGAACAGTGCGAGGCAGAGATTCAGCAAAGAAAACTCGAAGAAGAGATTCAGCGAAAGAAATGCCTGGAAAAGAAGGCCCGAAGGGAG GCAGAGATGCAGCAAAGAAAACTCTCAGAAGAGAAAGCCCGAAAGGAAGCAGAGGCTCGGCGAGCAAAATGCCTGAAGAACAGAGCCCGAAAGGAGGCAGAGATGCAGCAAAGAAAACTCTCAGAAGAGAAAGCCAGAAAGGAAGGAGAGGCTCGGCGAGAAAAATGCCTGGAGAACAGAACCCGAGAGGCCAAGGCAAAGGACGACAAATGTCAGCCAGGAGGGCCAGGAGGCGGAACCGAAGCTGTTGTCAATCAGGAACTGCTGAAGCACTTCCGGGAATGTTTGTTCAAAACGCTCGGCGGACCGCACGACACCCAGCCGGGCCGAAAGGTGACCATTGCGGGCGCCGGCGCCGTGGGCATGGCCTGTGCCATGGCCCTCCTCTGCAAGGGGGTCACCAACCACGTGGCGCTCTTCGATGATCAGAAGGATTGGGTGGCGGCCGAGCGGCTGGACATGCTGCACGGCTCGATGTTCATCAACAATCCGCGGATCGAGCAGTGCAACGGCGTGGCGGCCACGAAGGACTCGCGGCTGGTGGTGCTGACGGCTGGGAACCGGCCGAAGCCGAACGAGACCCGCCTGGATGTGGCCCAGAAGACGGCGGACATTGTCAAGGCGGTGATGCCGGCCCTGCTGGAGCAGAGTCCCAGGGCCACCTTCATAGTGGTGTCCAATCACGCGGACGTGATGGCCTGGGTGGCCCGCAAGGTGACCAACCTGCCGTACGAGCGCTGCTTCAGCACTGGGTGTCACCTGGACACGGCCCGCTTCCGCCTGTTCATCGGCCAGCTGCTGGGGATCGCGGCCCGCTCCGTCCACGGCTACGTGATCGGGGAGCACGGCGGCAGCTCGGTGCCTCTGTGGTCGACGGTGAGCGTCGGGGGCGTGCGCCTGCAGGAGATCCTGCCCGTCATCGGCACTGAGAGCGACCCCATGTACTGGTCGGCGGTCCACAAGGATGTGGTGGAGGCGGCCTTCAGGGTGATCGCCGTCAAGGGCTACACCAACTGGGCCATCGGCCTCACCGTCGCCGACGTCGTCTCGGCGATCTTCGAGGACAGCCATCGGGTGCTGACGCTGTCCACCAACGTCCAGGGCTTCTGCGGTGTGAAGGACGAGGTGTTCATGTCCGTGCCCTGCGTCGTCTCCGGCCACGGGATCTCGGCGATTTGCCGGCCGAAGCTGAGCGACTGGGAGAAGAAGCGGTTCTTGAAGTCCGCACAGACACTGCTGGAGGCCCAATGCTCCATCAAAGTGTAA
- the LOC108160350 gene encoding axoneme-associated protein mst101(2)-like isoform X1 produces MSMRRMGLLHGLLRDKPCPLTMAQSQQQNYCKNSGEDICKLKKQLEEATQRRKEAEAAAEAEREAAMIKNRVDKCIVEKTRAFKECVEGSADKQQQDILRIMMGCLKTGIRQICANSVISAFCRAKAEAGANKIRQMLKQCGEKFPKGAGSNREPTAVDLIQKKCRGMAENKKLQAPGGNQAERSRYAKKVDQCVASEWKDLCSSRSSLSEKEQVELDSMQQCVCDQIKEKCRKQVLREMCVDGGQQPRKKANSQVLSVKARPKEVAEEVPEEKPSPPPKESLNPEVEKCVEAKLQSVEGFVRSLSDDEGTARENISECARIKLREQCEAEIQQRKLEEEIQRKKCLEKKARREAEMQQRKLSEEKARNEAEARRAKCLENRARKEAEMQQRKLSEEKARKEAEARRAKCLKNRARKEAEMQQRKLSEEKARKEGEARREKCLENRTREAKAKDDKCQPGGPGGGTEAVVNQELLKHFRECLFKTLGGPHDTQPGRKVTIAGAGAVGMACAMALLCKGVTNHVALFDDQKDWVAAERLDMLHGSMFINNPRIEQCNGVAATKDSRLVVLTAGNRPKPNETRLDVAQKTADIVKAVMPALLEQSPRATFIVVSNHADVMAWVARKVTNLPYERCFSTGCHLDTARFRLFIGQLLGIAARSVHGYVIGEHGGSSVPLWSTVSVGGVRLQEILPVIGTESDPMYWSAVHKDVVEAAFRVIAVKGYTNWAIGLTVADVVSAIFEDSHRVLTLSTNVQGFCGVKDEVFMSVPCVVSGHGISAICRPKLSDWEKKRFLKSAQTLLEAQCSIKV; encoded by the coding sequence GCCTCCTGCGGGACAAGCCGTGTCCCTTGACCATGGCCcagagccagcagcagaactACTGCAAGAATTCCGGGGAGGATATTTGCAAGCTAAAAAAGCAGCTGGAGGAGGCCACCCAGAGGCGCAAGGAGGCCgaggcggcggcggaggcCGAAAGGGAGGCGGCAATGATCAAGAATCGGGTGGACAAGTGCATCGTCGAGAAGACGAGGGCGTTCAAGGAGTGCGTCGAGGGCTCCGCggacaagcagcagcaggacaTCCTGCGGATAATGATgggctgcctgaagacgggcATCCGCCAGATCTGCGCCAACAGCGTCATTAGCGCGTTCTGCCGGGCAAAGGCGGAGGCAGGCGCGAATAAGATCCGGCAAATGTTGAAGCAATGCGGCGAAAAGTTCCCGAAGGGTGCCGGCTCAAACAGAGAGCCCACTGCGGTGGATCTCATCCAGAAGAAGTGCCGGGGAATGGCCGAAAACAAGAAGCTACAGGCTCCGGGAGGGAATCAGGCAGAGCGCTCCCGATACGCCAAGAAGGTGGATCAGTGCGTGGCCAGTGAGTGGAAGGATCTGTGCTCTTCGCGCAGCAGTCTCAGCGAGAAGGAGCAGGTGGAGCTGGACAGCATGCAGCAATGCGTCTGCGACCAAATCAAGGAGAAGTGCCGCAAGCAGGTCCTCCGGGAGATGTGCGTTGATGGCGGCCAGCAGCCCAGAAAGAAGGCCAACTCTCAAGTTCTTTCCGTCAAGGCAAGGCCTAAAGAAGTCGCCGAGGAAGTGCCCGAGGAAAAGCCTTCTCCCCCGCCAAAGGAATCCCTGAATCCTGAGGTGGAAAAGTGCGTGGAGGCGAAACTGCAGAGTGTTGAGGGCTTCGTAAGGTCCTTGAGCGATGATGAAGGCACGGCTCGCGAGAATATATCCGAATGTGCCAGGATCAAGCTGAGGGAACAGTGCGAGGCAGAGATTCAGCAAAGAAAACTCGAAGAAGAGATTCAGCGAAAGAAATGCCTGGAAAAGAAGGCCCGAAGGGAGGCAGAGATGCAGCAAAGAAAACTCTCAGAAGAGAAAGCCAGAAACGAAGCAGAGGCTCGGCGAGCAAAATGCCTGGAGAACAGAGCCCGAAAGGAGGCAGAGATGCAGCAAAGAAAACTCTCAGAAGAGAAAGCCCGAAAGGAAGCAGAGGCTCGGCGAGCAAAATGCCTGAAGAACAGAGCCCGAAAGGAGGCAGAGATGCAGCAAAGAAAACTCTCAGAAGAGAAAGCCAGAAAGGAAGGAGAGGCTCGGCGAGAAAAATGCCTGGAGAACAGAACCCGAGAGGCCAAGGCAAAGGACGACAAATGTCAGCCAGGAGGGCCAGGAGGCGGAACCGAAGCTGTTGTCAATCAGGAACTGCTGAAGCACTTCCGGGAATGTTTGTTCAAAACGCTCGGCGGACCGCACGACACCCAGCCGGGCCGAAAGGTGACCATTGCGGGCGCCGGCGCCGTGGGCATGGCCTGTGCCATGGCCCTCCTCTGCAAGGGGGTCACCAACCACGTGGCGCTCTTCGATGATCAGAAGGATTGGGTGGCGGCCGAGCGGCTGGACATGCTGCACGGCTCGATGTTCATCAACAATCCGCGGATCGAGCAGTGCAACGGCGTGGCGGCCACGAAGGACTCGCGGCTGGTGGTGCTGACGGCTGGGAACCGGCCGAAGCCGAACGAGACCCGCCTGGATGTGGCCCAGAAGACGGCGGACATTGTCAAGGCGGTGATGCCGGCCCTGCTGGAGCAGAGTCCCAGGGCCACCTTCATAGTGGTGTCCAATCACGCGGACGTGATGGCCTGGGTGGCCCGCAAGGTGACCAACCTGCCGTACGAGCGCTGCTTCAGCACTGGGTGTCACCTGGACACGGCCCGCTTCCGCCTGTTCATCGGCCAGCTGCTGGGGATCGCGGCCCGCTCCGTCCACGGCTACGTGATCGGGGAGCACGGCGGCAGCTCGGTGCCTCTGTGGTCGACGGTGAGCGTCGGGGGCGTGCGCCTGCAGGAGATCCTGCCCGTCATCGGCACTGAGAGCGACCCCATGTACTGGTCGGCGGTCCACAAGGATGTGGTGGAGGCGGCCTTCAGGGTGATCGCCGTCAAGGGCTACACCAACTGGGCCATCGGCCTCACCGTCGCCGACGTCGTCTCGGCGATCTTCGAGGACAGCCATCGGGTGCTGACGCTGTCCACCAACGTCCAGGGCTTCTGCGGTGTGAAGGACGAGGTGTTCATGTCCGTGCCCTGCGTCGTCTCCGGCCACGGGATCTCGGCGATTTGCCGGCCGAAGCTGAGCGACTGGGAGAAGAAGCGGTTCTTGAAGTCCGCACAGACACTGCTGGAGGCCCAATGCTCCATCAAAGTGTAA